From a region of the Helianthus annuus cultivar XRQ/B chromosome 5, HanXRQr2.0-SUNRISE, whole genome shotgun sequence genome:
- the LOC110939781 gene encoding bifunctional riboflavin kinase/FMN phosphatase, whose product MMNSIRKLVSCVILDLDGTLVNTANLSVEGYASVLSEHPAGVYFGWAKLSTRGFYKMVMSIGWNPYFDNTEKTIEPWLLHKFDEDFYGEELHLVIVGYIRPEANFPSLESLIAKIHEDGKIAENALELPLYAKYKDETYFKSIHNSHL is encoded by the exons ATGATGAATTCTATAAGGAAACTGGTTTCATGTGTAATCCTTGACTTGGATGGAACACTTGTAAATACAG CTAATTTATCAGTGGAAGGGTATGCATCCGTCCTCTCAGAACATCCTGCGGGCGTTTATTTTGGTTGGGCCAAATTATCAAcccggggtttttacaagatggTTATGAGCATTGGTTGGAACCCGTACTTTGATAACACCGAAAAGACCATA GAACCATGGTTGCTTCATAAGTTTGATGAGGATTTCTATGGAGAGGAGTTACATCTTGTTATTGTTGGCTATATTCGACCCGAG GCCAACTTCCCATCACTGGAAAGCCTcatcgcaaaaatacatgaagACGGTAAAATTGCGGAGAATGCACTTGAGCTTCCTTTATACGCCAAGTACAAAGATGAGACATATTTCAAAAGCATTCACAACAGTCATTTATGA